One segment of Vulpes lagopus strain Blue_001 chromosome 8, ASM1834538v1, whole genome shotgun sequence DNA contains the following:
- the DISP3 gene encoding protein dispatched homolog 3 isoform X4 codes for MDSEDDPLLQDVWLEEEQEEEEAAGEASGRAPRAGPRAEPAGQCCWRRWAWPSGPPASGFWSTLGWAFTNPCCAGLVLFLGCSIPMALSAFMFLYYPPLDIDISYNAFEIRNHEASQRFDALALALKSQFGSWGRNRRDLADFTSETLQRLISEQLQLLHLGNRSRPVTRSPRAAPGGDPGHEPPARRGGRVRREAPPPRDQAANQSEGPLNGRPERGRCRRSAPPPAAAAANQSRARRGASRWDYSRSYVSANTQTHAHWRIELIFLARGDAERNIFTSERLVTIHEIERKIMDHPGFREFCWKPHEVLKDLPLGSYSYCSPPSSLMTYFFPTERGGKIYYDGMGQDLADIRGSLELAMTHPEFYWYVDEGLSAENLKSSLLRSEILFGAPLPNYYSVDDRWEEQRAKFQSFVVTYVAMLAKQSTSKVQVLYGGTDLFDYEVRRTFNNDMLLAFISSSCIAALVYILTSCSVFLSFFGIASIGLSCLVALFLYHVVFGIQYLGILNGVAAFVIVGIGVDDVFVFINTYRQATHLEDPQLRMIHTIQTAGKATFFTSLTTAAAYAANVFSQIPAVHDFGLFMSLIVSCCWLAVLFTMPAALGIWSLYVAPLETACQTSCHHKCGRKSSLHFPGDVFAAAERAGGSPSQGPLPYLDDDIPLLNVEEEPVSLELGDVSLVSVPPESLQPAPDRGSRGQLIAQLQELLHHWALWSAVKSRWVIVGLFVSVLILSLVFASRLRPASRAPLLFRPDTNIQVLLDLKYNLSAEGISCITCSGLFQEKPHSLQNNIRTSLEKKKRGSGVPWASRTEATPQDSPGTVYVSKMKSRGHPAVYRFSLNASLPAPWQIVSPGDGEVPSFQVYRAPLGNFTKKLTACMSTVGLLQPASPSRRWMVTTLACDAKRGWKFDFSFYAAAKEQQHTRKVYFAQSHKPPFHGRVCAAPPGCLLSSSPDGPTKGFFYVPSEKAPKARLSATFGFNPCVNTGCGKPAVRPLVDTGAMVFVVFGIIGINRTRQVDNHVIGDPGSVVYDSGFDLFKELGHLCRLCKAIAGNSELVKPGGAQCLPSGYSTSSFLQMLHPECRELPEPNLLPGQLSHGAVGVKEGRVQWISMAFESTTYKGKSSFQTYSDYLRWESFLQQQLQTFPEGSALRRGFQTCEHWKQIFMEIIGVQSALYGLALSLLICVAAVAVFTTHVLLLLPVLLSILGIVCLVVTIMYWSGWEMGAVEAISLSILVGSSVDYCVHLVEGYLLAGENLPPNQAEDAHSQRQWRTLEAVRHVGVAIVSSALTTVIATVPLFFCIIAPFAKFGKIVALNTGVSILYTLTVSTALLGVMAPGSFTRTRTSFLKALGAVLLAGALGLAACLALLRSGYKIPLPAGASL; via the exons ATGGACTCGGAGGATGACCCCTTGCTGCAAGACGTGTGGctagaggaggagcaggaggaggaggaggcggcgggcgAGGCCTCCGGGAGGGCCCCGCGGGCAGGGCCGCGCGCCGAGCCCGCGGGGCAGTGTTGCTGGCGGCGCTGGGCCTGGCCCTCTGGGCCGCCGGCCTCGGGCTTCTGGAGCACCCTGGGCTGGGCCTTCACCAACCCGTGCTGCGCGGGGCTGGTGCTCTTCCTGGGCTGCAGCATCCCCATGGCGCTGTCGGCCTTCATGTTCCTCTACTACCCGCCGCTGGACATCGACATCTCCTACAACGCCTTCGAGATCCGCAACCACGAGGCCTCCCAGCGCTTCGACGCCCTGGCGCTGGCGCTCAAGTCCCAGTTCGGGTCCTGGGGGCGCAACCGGCGCGACCTGGCCGACTTCACCTCCGAGACGCTGCAGCGCCTCATCTCGGAGCAGCTGCAGCTGCTGCACCTGGGCAACCGCTCCCGGCCGGTGACCCGGTCCCCGCGCGCGGCCCCCGGGGGCGACCCCGGCCACGAGCCGCCTGCCAGGCGCGGGGGGCGTGTTCggcgcgaggccccgcccccgcgggacCAGGCAGCCAACCAGAGCGAAGGCCCGCTGAATGGGCGGCCCGAGAGGGGGCGGTGCCGAcgcagcgccccgccccccgccgcggccGCGGCCAATCAGAGCCGGGCCCGCCGAGGGGCCTCGCGCTGGGACTACTCGCGCTCGTACGTGAGCGCCAACACGCAGACGCATGCGCACTGGCGCATCGAGCTCATCTTCCTGGCGCGCGGCGACGCGGAGCGCAACATCTTCACGAGCGAGCGGCTGGTCACGATCCACGAGATTGAGCGCAAGATCATGGACCACCCGGGCTTCCGCGAGTTCTGCTGGAAGCCCCACGAGGTGCTCAAGGACCTGCCGCTGGGCTCCTACTCCTACTGCTCCCCGCCCAGCTCGCTCATGACCTACTTCTTCCCCACCGAGAGAGGCGGCAAGATCTACTACGACGGCATGGGCCAGGACCTGGCGGACATCCGCG GCTCCCTGGAGCTGGCCATGACTCACCCTGAGTTCTACTGGTATGTGGACGAGGGCCTCTCGGCAGAAAACCTCAAGAGCTCCCTCCTGCGCAGCGAGATCCTGTTTGGAGCACCCCTGCCCAACTACTACTCGGTGGATGATCGCTGGGAGGAGCAGCGGGCCAAGTTTCAGAGCTTTGTGGTCACCTACGTGGCCATGCTGGCCAAGCAGTCTACTAG CAAAGTCCAGGTTCTGTACGGGGGGACGGACCTCTTTGATTACGAGGTACGCAGAACCTTCAACAATGACATGCTCCTGGCCTTCATCAGCAGCAGCTGCATCGCGGCCCTCGTCTACATCCTCACCTCCTGCTCAG TGTTCCTGTCCTTCTTCGGGATCGCCAGCATTGGCCTCAGCTGTCTGGTGGCGCTCTTTCTGTACCACGTGGTCTTTGGTATCCAGTACCTGGGCATCCTCAATGGGGTGGCTGCCTTTGTGATAGTGGGCATCG GTGTGGACGACGTCTTTGTGTTCATCAACACCTACCGCCAGGCCACCCACCTGGAAGACCCACAGCTGCGGATGATCCACACCATCCAGACGGCGGGCAAGGCCACCTTCTTCACCTCCCTGACCACAGCTGCCGCCTATGCAGCTAATGTTTTCTCCCAG ATCCCGGCCGTCCACGACTTTGGCCTGTTCATGTCCCTCATCGTGTCCTGCTGCTGGCTGGCCGTGCTCTTCACCATGCCGGCCGCCCTGGGCATCTGGAGCCTCTACGTGGCGCCGCTGGAGACTGCCTGCCAGACCAG CTGCCACCACAAGTGTGGGCGCAAGAGCTCCCTGCACTTCCCCGGGGACGTGTTCGCCGCTGCCGAGCGGGCCGGGGgcagcccctcccagggccccctgCCCTACCTGGACGATGACATCCCCTTGCTGAACGTCGAGGAGGAGCCTG TGTCGCTGGAGCTGGGGGACGTGTCCCTGGTGTCTGTGCCCCCTGAGAGCCTCCAGCCAGCCCCTGACCGGGGCAGCCGGGGCCAGCTCATCGCCCAGCTGCAGGAGCTGCTGCACCACTGGGCCCTGTGGTCCGCCGTCAAGAGCCGCTGGGTGATCGTGG GGCTCTTCGTCTCCGTCCTCATCCTGTCCCTGGTGTTTGCCAGCCGGCTCCGCCCCGCCAGCCGGGCCCCCTTGCTCTTCCGGCCTGATACCAACATCCAGGTGCTGCTGGATCTCAAGTACAACCTGAGCGCGGAGGGCATATCCTGCATCACCTGTTCAG GTCTGTTCCAGGAGAAGCCCCACAGCCTGCAGAACAACATCCGCACGTCCCTGGAGAAGAAGAAGCGGGGCTCAGGGGTCCCCTGGGCCAGCCGGACTGAGGCCACCCCACAGG ACTCCCCAGGCACCGTGTATGTCTCCAAGATGAAGAGTAGAGGCCACCCGGCCGTGTACAGGTTCTCCCTCAACGCCAGCCTGCCCGCCCCGTGGCAGATCGTGTCCCCCGGGGACGGGGAGGTGCCCTCCTTCCAG GTGTATAGAGCGCCTTTGGGTAACTTCACCAAGAAGCTGACCGCTTGTATGTCTACAGTAGGGCTGCTCCAGCCGGCGAGCCCCTCCCGCAGGTGGATGGTGACGACCCTGGCCTGCGACGCCAAGCGGGGCTGGAAGTTCGACTTCAGCTTCTACGCGGCCGCCAAGGAGCAGCAGCACACCAG GAAGGTGTACTTCGCTCAGTCCCACAAGCCTCCCTTCCACGGGCGCGTGTGCGCGGCCCCTCCCGGCTGCCTGCTCAGCTCCAGCCCCGACGGCCCCACCAAAGGCTTCTTCTACGTGCCCAGCGAGAAAG CGCCCAAGGCCCGCCTCTCGGCCACCTTCGGCTTCAACCCCTGCGTGAACACGGGCTGCGGGAAGCCAGCCGTGCGGCCGCTGGTGGACACAGGGGCCATGGTCTTCGTGGTCTTCGGCATCATCGGCATCAACCGCACGCGGCAGGTGGACAACCATGTCATCGGAGACCCG GGCAGCGTCGTCTATGACAGCGGCTTTGATCTCTTCAAAGAACTCGGGCACCTGTGTCGCCTGTGCAAGGCCATCGCGGGGAACTCGGAGCTGGTGAAGCCGGGCGGGGCCCAGTGCCTGCCCTCAG gcTACAGCACCTCCTCCTTCCTGCAGATGCTGCACCCCGAGTGCAGGGAGCTGCCCGAGCCCAACCTGCTCCCGGGGCAGCTGTCCCACGGCGCGGTGGGCGTCAAGGAGGGCCGGGTGCAGTGGATCTCCATGGCCTTTGAGTCG ACCACGTACAAGGGCAAGTCCTCCTTCCAGACGTACTCGGACTACCTGCGCTGGGAGAGCTTCCTCCAGCAGCAGCTGCAGACGTTCCCCGAGGGCTCGGCCCTGCGCCGAGGCTTCCAGACCTGTGAGCACTGGAAGCAGATCTTCATGGAGATCATAG GGGTGCAGAGCGCCCTGTACGGCCTGGCCCTGTCCTTGCTCATCTGTGTGGCCGCGGTGGCCGTGTTCACCACCCACGTGCTGCTCCTGCTGCCCGTGCTCCTGAGTATCCTGG gCATCGTCTGCCTCGTGGTGACCATCATGTACTGGAGCGGCTGGGAGATGGGCGCCGTCGAGGCCATCTCCCTGTCCATCCTCGTCGGCTCCTCCGTGGACTACTGCGTCCATCTGGTTGAGGGCTACCTGCTGGCCGGAGAGAACCTGCCCCCCAACCAGGCCGAG GACGCCCACTCGCAGCGCCAGTGGCGGACGCTGGAGGCCGTGCGGCACGTGGGGGTGGCCATCGTGTCCAGCGCCCTCACCACGGTCATCGCCACGGTGCCGCTCTTCTTCTGCATCATCGCCCCGTTTGCCAAGTTCGGCAAGATCGTGGCGCTCAACACAGGCGTGTCCATCCTCTACACGCTCACGGTCAGCACGGCCCTGCTCGGCGTCATGGCCCCCGGCTCCTTCACCCGGACCAGGACTTCCTTCCTCAAGGCCCTGGGCGCCGTGCTCCTGgcgggggccctggggctggccGCCTGCCTCGCGCTGCTC
- the DISP3 gene encoding protein dispatched homolog 3 isoform X3 — translation MPREEVAFLRAALRATAMDSEDDPLLQDVWLEEEQEEEEAAGEASGRAPRAGPRAEPAGQCCWRRWAWPSGPPASGFWSTLGWAFTNPCCAGLVLFLGCSIPMALSAFMFLYYPPLDIDISYNAFEIRNHEASQRFDALALALKSQFGSWGRNRRDLADFTSETLQRLISEQLQLLHLGNRSRPVTRSPRAAPGGDPGHEPPARRGGRVRREAPPPRDQAANQSEGPLNGRPERGRCRRSAPPPAAAAANQSRARRGASRWDYSRSYVSANTQTHAHWRIELIFLARGDAERNIFTSERLVTIHEIERKIMDHPGFREFCWKPHEVLKDLPLGSYSYCSPPSSLMTYFFPTERGGKIYYDGMGQDLADIRGSLELAMTHPEFYWYVDEGLSAENLKSSLLRSEILFGAPLPNYYSVDDRWEEQRAKFQSFVVTYVAMLAKQSTSKVQVLYGGTDLFDYEVRRTFNNDMLLAFISSSCIAALVYILTSCSVFLSFFGIASIGLSCLVALFLYHVVFGIQYLGILNGVAAFVIVGIGVDDVFVFINTYRQATHLEDPQLRMIHTIQTAGKATFFTSLTTAAAYAANVFSQIPAVHDFGLFMSLIVSCCWLAVLFTMPAALGIWSLYVAPLETACQTSCHHKCGRKSSLHFPGDVFAAAERAGGSPSQGPLPYLDDDIPLLNVEEEPVSLELGDVSLVSVPPESLQPAPDRGSRGQLIAQLQELLHHWALWSAVKSRWVIVGLFVSVLILSLVFASRLRPASRAPLLFRPDTNIQVLLDLKYNLSAEGISCITCSGLFQEKPHSLQNNIRTSLEKKKRGSGVPWASRTEATPQDSPGTVYVSKMKSRGHPAVYRFSLNASLPAPWQIVSPGDGEVPSFQVYRAPLGNFTKKLTACMSTVGLLQPASPSRRWMVTTLACDAKRGWKFDFSFYAAAKEQQHTRKVYFAQSHKPPFHGRVCAAPPGCLLSSSPDGPTKGFFYVPSEKAPKARLSATFGFNPCVNTGCGKPAVRPLVDTGAMVFVVFGIIGINRTRQVDNHVIGDPGSVVYDSGFDLFKELGHLCRLCKAIAGNSELVKPGGAQCLPSGYSTSSFLQMLHPECRELPEPNLLPGQLSHGAVGVKEGRVQWISMAFESTTYKGKSSFQTYSDYLRWESFLQQQLQTFPEGSALRRGFQTCEHWKQIFMEIIGVQSALYGLALSLLICVAAVAVFTTHVLLLLPVLLSILGIVCLVVTIMYWSGWEMGAVEAISLSILVGSSVDYCVHLVEGYLLAGENLPPNQAEDAHSQRQWRTLEAVRHVGVAIVSSALTTVIATVPLFFCIIAPFAKFGKIVALNTGVSILYTLTVSTALLGVMAPGSFTRTRTSFLKALGAVLLAGALGLAACLALLRSGYKIPLPAGASL, via the exons ATGCCGAGAGAGGAGGTGGCCTTCCTAAGGGCAGCCCTGCGGGCCACG gCTATGGACTCGGAGGATGACCCCTTGCTGCAAGACGTGTGGctagaggaggagcaggaggaggaggaggcggcgggcgAGGCCTCCGGGAGGGCCCCGCGGGCAGGGCCGCGCGCCGAGCCCGCGGGGCAGTGTTGCTGGCGGCGCTGGGCCTGGCCCTCTGGGCCGCCGGCCTCGGGCTTCTGGAGCACCCTGGGCTGGGCCTTCACCAACCCGTGCTGCGCGGGGCTGGTGCTCTTCCTGGGCTGCAGCATCCCCATGGCGCTGTCGGCCTTCATGTTCCTCTACTACCCGCCGCTGGACATCGACATCTCCTACAACGCCTTCGAGATCCGCAACCACGAGGCCTCCCAGCGCTTCGACGCCCTGGCGCTGGCGCTCAAGTCCCAGTTCGGGTCCTGGGGGCGCAACCGGCGCGACCTGGCCGACTTCACCTCCGAGACGCTGCAGCGCCTCATCTCGGAGCAGCTGCAGCTGCTGCACCTGGGCAACCGCTCCCGGCCGGTGACCCGGTCCCCGCGCGCGGCCCCCGGGGGCGACCCCGGCCACGAGCCGCCTGCCAGGCGCGGGGGGCGTGTTCggcgcgaggccccgcccccgcgggacCAGGCAGCCAACCAGAGCGAAGGCCCGCTGAATGGGCGGCCCGAGAGGGGGCGGTGCCGAcgcagcgccccgccccccgccgcggccGCGGCCAATCAGAGCCGGGCCCGCCGAGGGGCCTCGCGCTGGGACTACTCGCGCTCGTACGTGAGCGCCAACACGCAGACGCATGCGCACTGGCGCATCGAGCTCATCTTCCTGGCGCGCGGCGACGCGGAGCGCAACATCTTCACGAGCGAGCGGCTGGTCACGATCCACGAGATTGAGCGCAAGATCATGGACCACCCGGGCTTCCGCGAGTTCTGCTGGAAGCCCCACGAGGTGCTCAAGGACCTGCCGCTGGGCTCCTACTCCTACTGCTCCCCGCCCAGCTCGCTCATGACCTACTTCTTCCCCACCGAGAGAGGCGGCAAGATCTACTACGACGGCATGGGCCAGGACCTGGCGGACATCCGCG GCTCCCTGGAGCTGGCCATGACTCACCCTGAGTTCTACTGGTATGTGGACGAGGGCCTCTCGGCAGAAAACCTCAAGAGCTCCCTCCTGCGCAGCGAGATCCTGTTTGGAGCACCCCTGCCCAACTACTACTCGGTGGATGATCGCTGGGAGGAGCAGCGGGCCAAGTTTCAGAGCTTTGTGGTCACCTACGTGGCCATGCTGGCCAAGCAGTCTACTAG CAAAGTCCAGGTTCTGTACGGGGGGACGGACCTCTTTGATTACGAGGTACGCAGAACCTTCAACAATGACATGCTCCTGGCCTTCATCAGCAGCAGCTGCATCGCGGCCCTCGTCTACATCCTCACCTCCTGCTCAG TGTTCCTGTCCTTCTTCGGGATCGCCAGCATTGGCCTCAGCTGTCTGGTGGCGCTCTTTCTGTACCACGTGGTCTTTGGTATCCAGTACCTGGGCATCCTCAATGGGGTGGCTGCCTTTGTGATAGTGGGCATCG GTGTGGACGACGTCTTTGTGTTCATCAACACCTACCGCCAGGCCACCCACCTGGAAGACCCACAGCTGCGGATGATCCACACCATCCAGACGGCGGGCAAGGCCACCTTCTTCACCTCCCTGACCACAGCTGCCGCCTATGCAGCTAATGTTTTCTCCCAG ATCCCGGCCGTCCACGACTTTGGCCTGTTCATGTCCCTCATCGTGTCCTGCTGCTGGCTGGCCGTGCTCTTCACCATGCCGGCCGCCCTGGGCATCTGGAGCCTCTACGTGGCGCCGCTGGAGACTGCCTGCCAGACCAG CTGCCACCACAAGTGTGGGCGCAAGAGCTCCCTGCACTTCCCCGGGGACGTGTTCGCCGCTGCCGAGCGGGCCGGGGgcagcccctcccagggccccctgCCCTACCTGGACGATGACATCCCCTTGCTGAACGTCGAGGAGGAGCCTG TGTCGCTGGAGCTGGGGGACGTGTCCCTGGTGTCTGTGCCCCCTGAGAGCCTCCAGCCAGCCCCTGACCGGGGCAGCCGGGGCCAGCTCATCGCCCAGCTGCAGGAGCTGCTGCACCACTGGGCCCTGTGGTCCGCCGTCAAGAGCCGCTGGGTGATCGTGG GGCTCTTCGTCTCCGTCCTCATCCTGTCCCTGGTGTTTGCCAGCCGGCTCCGCCCCGCCAGCCGGGCCCCCTTGCTCTTCCGGCCTGATACCAACATCCAGGTGCTGCTGGATCTCAAGTACAACCTGAGCGCGGAGGGCATATCCTGCATCACCTGTTCAG GTCTGTTCCAGGAGAAGCCCCACAGCCTGCAGAACAACATCCGCACGTCCCTGGAGAAGAAGAAGCGGGGCTCAGGGGTCCCCTGGGCCAGCCGGACTGAGGCCACCCCACAGG ACTCCCCAGGCACCGTGTATGTCTCCAAGATGAAGAGTAGAGGCCACCCGGCCGTGTACAGGTTCTCCCTCAACGCCAGCCTGCCCGCCCCGTGGCAGATCGTGTCCCCCGGGGACGGGGAGGTGCCCTCCTTCCAG GTGTATAGAGCGCCTTTGGGTAACTTCACCAAGAAGCTGACCGCTTGTATGTCTACAGTAGGGCTGCTCCAGCCGGCGAGCCCCTCCCGCAGGTGGATGGTGACGACCCTGGCCTGCGACGCCAAGCGGGGCTGGAAGTTCGACTTCAGCTTCTACGCGGCCGCCAAGGAGCAGCAGCACACCAG GAAGGTGTACTTCGCTCAGTCCCACAAGCCTCCCTTCCACGGGCGCGTGTGCGCGGCCCCTCCCGGCTGCCTGCTCAGCTCCAGCCCCGACGGCCCCACCAAAGGCTTCTTCTACGTGCCCAGCGAGAAAG CGCCCAAGGCCCGCCTCTCGGCCACCTTCGGCTTCAACCCCTGCGTGAACACGGGCTGCGGGAAGCCAGCCGTGCGGCCGCTGGTGGACACAGGGGCCATGGTCTTCGTGGTCTTCGGCATCATCGGCATCAACCGCACGCGGCAGGTGGACAACCATGTCATCGGAGACCCG GGCAGCGTCGTCTATGACAGCGGCTTTGATCTCTTCAAAGAACTCGGGCACCTGTGTCGCCTGTGCAAGGCCATCGCGGGGAACTCGGAGCTGGTGAAGCCGGGCGGGGCCCAGTGCCTGCCCTCAG gcTACAGCACCTCCTCCTTCCTGCAGATGCTGCACCCCGAGTGCAGGGAGCTGCCCGAGCCCAACCTGCTCCCGGGGCAGCTGTCCCACGGCGCGGTGGGCGTCAAGGAGGGCCGGGTGCAGTGGATCTCCATGGCCTTTGAGTCG ACCACGTACAAGGGCAAGTCCTCCTTCCAGACGTACTCGGACTACCTGCGCTGGGAGAGCTTCCTCCAGCAGCAGCTGCAGACGTTCCCCGAGGGCTCGGCCCTGCGCCGAGGCTTCCAGACCTGTGAGCACTGGAAGCAGATCTTCATGGAGATCATAG GGGTGCAGAGCGCCCTGTACGGCCTGGCCCTGTCCTTGCTCATCTGTGTGGCCGCGGTGGCCGTGTTCACCACCCACGTGCTGCTCCTGCTGCCCGTGCTCCTGAGTATCCTGG gCATCGTCTGCCTCGTGGTGACCATCATGTACTGGAGCGGCTGGGAGATGGGCGCCGTCGAGGCCATCTCCCTGTCCATCCTCGTCGGCTCCTCCGTGGACTACTGCGTCCATCTGGTTGAGGGCTACCTGCTGGCCGGAGAGAACCTGCCCCCCAACCAGGCCGAG GACGCCCACTCGCAGCGCCAGTGGCGGACGCTGGAGGCCGTGCGGCACGTGGGGGTGGCCATCGTGTCCAGCGCCCTCACCACGGTCATCGCCACGGTGCCGCTCTTCTTCTGCATCATCGCCCCGTTTGCCAAGTTCGGCAAGATCGTGGCGCTCAACACAGGCGTGTCCATCCTCTACACGCTCACGGTCAGCACGGCCCTGCTCGGCGTCATGGCCCCCGGCTCCTTCACCCGGACCAGGACTTCCTTCCTCAAGGCCCTGGGCGCCGTGCTCCTGgcgggggccctggggctggccGCCTGCCTCGCGCTGCTC